A portion of the Nitratidesulfovibrio termitidis HI1 genome contains these proteins:
- a CDS encoding methyl-accepting chemotaxis protein: MFRNLSLKWKILIVALAGPVIVAAIMAWQRVDDIRTGAEEAILQKSRAVVLMAEATRNEMGRKLEIGLMRPLDELPKDKIMDAVPVVTAMRMAAQNAAQAGYEFRVPKVQPRNPANTPTPLELSAMQEMERGNLTEKVIRTPDKIYYFRPIKLTKDCLFCHGDPAGTPDVVGGTKEGWRAGETHGAFVVISSLEKAHEQVMQARMAVAGWTVLVLALLFAVIWVILNRGIIGPLLRIRQFAGQVAGGALDARAEGDYTSELGEVKGAIETMVGNLKQKMQEADQRRTDADAHAARAETALAEAREQEARVNDLLQRMTTVAGEASTIAQQVSLAAEALSAQVEQVSAGAEQQSARAGETATAMEEMNATVLEVARSSGSSAQSADEARSKAQEGERVVSGAVEAISQVHEQAQALQGEMTTLGKQAEDIGRIMDVISDIADQTNLLALNAAIEAARAGDAGRGFAVVADEVRKLAEKTMNATKEVGQAIQSIQAGARNNIKGMETAAAAVTEATRMARESGQALQSIVSLSEENSDQVRSIATAAEQQSATSEEINRAVEDISRIASETAEGMNQAAGAVLKLAGLAKALERQIEQLTNGSSN; this comes from the coding sequence ATGTTTCGCAATCTCAGCCTGAAGTGGAAAATCCTCATCGTGGCGCTTGCCGGGCCGGTCATCGTGGCCGCCATCATGGCCTGGCAGCGCGTGGACGACATCCGGACCGGGGCTGAAGAGGCGATACTCCAGAAAAGCCGGGCCGTGGTGCTGATGGCCGAGGCCACCCGCAACGAGATGGGCCGCAAGCTCGAAATCGGGCTGATGCGCCCGCTGGACGAGTTGCCCAAGGACAAGATCATGGACGCGGTGCCCGTGGTCACCGCCATGCGCATGGCCGCACAGAACGCCGCGCAGGCGGGCTACGAATTCCGCGTGCCCAAGGTGCAGCCGCGCAACCCCGCCAACACGCCCACCCCGCTGGAACTTTCGGCCATGCAGGAGATGGAGCGCGGCAACCTGACGGAAAAGGTCATTCGCACGCCGGACAAGATCTACTATTTCCGCCCCATCAAGCTGACCAAGGATTGCCTGTTCTGCCACGGCGACCCGGCCGGAACCCCCGACGTGGTGGGCGGCACCAAGGAAGGCTGGAGAGCGGGCGAGACCCACGGCGCCTTCGTGGTCATCAGTTCACTGGAAAAGGCGCACGAGCAGGTCATGCAGGCGCGCATGGCCGTGGCCGGGTGGACCGTGCTGGTGCTGGCGCTGCTGTTCGCGGTGATCTGGGTGATCCTGAACCGGGGCATCATCGGGCCGCTGCTGCGCATTCGTCAGTTTGCCGGGCAGGTGGCCGGGGGCGCCCTGGATGCCCGCGCCGAAGGCGACTACACCTCTGAACTGGGCGAAGTGAAGGGCGCCATAGAAACCATGGTGGGCAACCTGAAGCAGAAGATGCAGGAGGCCGACCAGCGCCGGACCGACGCCGACGCCCATGCCGCACGTGCCGAAACGGCCCTGGCCGAGGCGCGCGAGCAGGAAGCCCGGGTCAACGACCTGTTGCAGCGCATGACCACCGTGGCCGGTGAGGCCTCTACCATCGCCCAGCAGGTATCGCTGGCGGCAGAGGCGCTGTCCGCCCAGGTGGAGCAGGTTTCCGCCGGGGCCGAGCAGCAGTCCGCGCGCGCGGGCGAAACGGCCACGGCCATGGAGGAAATGAACGCCACCGTGCTTGAGGTGGCGCGCAGTTCCGGCAGTTCCGCCCAGAGCGCCGACGAGGCCAGATCCAAGGCCCAGGAGGGCGAGCGGGTGGTCAGCGGCGCGGTGGAGGCCATCAGCCAGGTGCACGAGCAGGCCCAGGCCCTGCAAGGCGAAATGACCACCCTCGGCAAGCAGGCCGAGGACATTGGCCGGATCATGGACGTGATTTCCGACATCGCCGACCAGACCAACCTGCTGGCGCTGAACGCCGCCATCGAGGCGGCGCGTGCCGGTGACGCCGGGCGCGGATTTGCCGTTGTTGCCGACGAGGTGCGCAAGCTGGCCGAAAAGACCATGAACGCCACCAAGGAAGTGGGCCAGGCCATCCAGTCCATTCAGGCCGGGGCACGCAACAACATCAAGGGCATGGAGACGGCGGCAGCCGCCGTGACCGAGGCCACGCGCATGGCCCGTGAATCCGGCCAGGCGTTGCAGAGCATCGTGTCCCTTTCCGAGGAAAACTCCGATCAGGTGCGCTCCATCGCCACCGCCGCAGAGCAGCAGTCCGCCACCAGCGAGGAGATCAACCGCGCTGTGGAGGACATCAGCCGCATTGCCTCGGAAACGGCGGAGGGCATGAACCAGGCCGCCGGGGCCGTGCTGAAGCTGGCCGGGCTGGCCAAGGCGTTGGAAAGGCAGATCGAGCAGCTGACCAACGGCTCGTCCAACTGA
- a CDS encoding precorrin-8X methylmutase, translating to MPLTPDAPANGGASTTGSVDADPRLQPAFTPDAIEARSFAIIDEEAGEPKPFAGRAWEVARRLVHTCADFDILPHLHLPDAAIEAGVAALARGCAIYTDTEMARAGMPLRRLDPLGCTVTCLHALPGTAERASERGTTRARAAMELAGDRLGGAIVAVGNAPTALLALLDHLAAGGPPPALVVAMPVGFVNAAESKALFLERAAALTQYGPHGLPCLALRGRKGGSPLAAATVNALAEMALRDRA from the coding sequence ATGCCCCTGACCCCCGACGCCCCCGCAAACGGTGGCGCTTCCACAACAGGTTCCGTCGACGCGGACCCGCGCCTGCAACCCGCCTTCACGCCCGACGCCATAGAGGCCCGTTCCTTCGCCATCATCGACGAGGAAGCGGGCGAGCCCAAGCCCTTCGCGGGCCGGGCCTGGGAAGTGGCGCGACGGCTGGTGCACACCTGCGCCGACTTCGACATCCTGCCCCATCTGCACCTGCCGGATGCGGCCATAGAGGCCGGTGTGGCCGCCCTTGCCCGGGGCTGCGCCATTTACACGGACACGGAGATGGCCCGCGCGGGCATGCCCCTGCGCCGTCTTGACCCGCTGGGCTGCACCGTGACCTGCCTGCACGCCCTGCCCGGCACGGCGGAACGCGCGAGCGAGCGCGGAACCACCCGCGCCCGCGCGGCCATGGAACTGGCGGGCGACCGGCTGGGCGGGGCCATCGTGGCCGTGGGCAACGCCCCCACCGCGCTGCTGGCCCTGCTGGACCACCTGGCGGCGGGCGGCCCGCCCCCGGCGCTGGTGGTGGCCATGCCGGTGGGGTTCGTCAACGCGGCGGAATCCAAGGCGCTGTTTCTGGAACGTGCCGCCGCGCTGACCCAGTACGGCCCGCACGGTCTGCCCTGTCTGGCCCTGCGGGGCCGCAAGGGCGGGTCGCCCCTGGCCGCCGCCACCGTCAACGCCCTGGCGGAAATGGCCCTGCGCGACCGGGCATGA
- a CDS encoding cache domain-containing protein, which yields MPQPSPSPTPSSPPPFPEQLPELARRLAAKAGQAACRAGRFLARHVSGQAFFRALLPAAAGLFLAQCTMAPLSAVTAAREQTLLAEARDSRLAATVTALAQALGELAATQPDETARRELLVRAVDPVRTSAAHWDYVFLSRGTVNVHTPTLPDAGGVDFGGATDVHGVRFVQRMMDTARAGGGFTEWTADLGEGRTEARRAYTLAVPGTDYWLGAWAPAAVGAPAPSGQPGQSGQQEQPAQPTPRTPRTMEFHALRLGWLAALGMALLVGVLARRRETAQR from the coding sequence ATGCCCCAACCATCCCCTTCCCCGACGCCGTCGTCTCCCCCGCCCTTTCCGGAACAGTTGCCGGAACTTGCCCGCAGGCTGGCTGCCAAGGCAGGCCAAGCCGCCTGCCGTGCGGGACGCTTTCTGGCGCGCCACGTGTCGGGCCAGGCCTTTTTCCGGGCCTTGCTGCCCGCCGCCGCGGGCCTGTTCCTGGCCCAGTGCACCATGGCGCCGCTGTCCGCCGTCACCGCCGCGCGCGAGCAGACCTTGCTGGCGGAAGCACGCGACAGCCGCCTGGCCGCCACGGTGACCGCGCTGGCCCAGGCGCTGGGCGAACTGGCCGCCACCCAGCCCGACGAAACCGCCCGGCGCGAACTGCTGGTGCGCGCGGTGGACCCGGTGCGCACCAGTGCCGCCCACTGGGATTACGTGTTCCTTTCGCGCGGGACGGTGAACGTGCATACCCCCACCCTGCCCGATGCGGGCGGCGTGGATTTTGGCGGCGCCACCGATGTGCACGGGGTGCGCTTTGTACAGCGCATGATGGACACGGCCCGCGCGGGGGGCGGCTTTACCGAGTGGACGGCGGACCTTGGCGAGGGACGCACCGAGGCGCGCCGGGCCTACACCCTGGCCGTGCCCGGCACCGACTACTGGCTGGGGGCCTGGGCTCCGGCAGCAGTGGGAGCACCCGCCCCCTCTGGACAACCGGGACAATCCGGGCAACAGGAGCAACCCGCCCAGCCCACCCCGCGCACCCCACGCACCATGGAATTCCATGCCCTGCGCCTTGGCTGGCTGGCCGCGCTGGGGATGGCGCTGCTGGTGGGAGTGCTGGCGCGCCGCCGCGAGACCGCACAACGCTGA
- the der gene encoding ribosome biogenesis GTPase Der yields the protein MARKCRPSAARRTALLASGRDTPRQALSGPCHHAGLGVMGTLPLRARHSETSPKPRRSPAWRCGHARQAAAQAPHKARAPAATTGTSKISARTRPAPCAALRGAPRRATLCPSGGPAALPSSHVIPQSENAMPIAQPPAPSAPVTTHLPKIALVGRPNVGKSTLFNRLIRANRAITHDRPGVTRDRMEGQVRSRGKQTFAIVDTGGITLDAHAAVAQGPEGIRGFEAEILRQAEAAMAEAAGICLVVDGRDGLTPFDEHLAAYLRRAGKPVLVVVNKVDGAEREDEMLAEFHALGLPLLPVSAAHGHNVRVLEDEMREMLPDEPEEEGAQDGEGVESDHEDDFGLSEEDDADSAEGTEGAEDGEPAAEPKGPPYDPTHLRLAMLGRPNAGKSSLVNALTGQQRMIVSDMAGTTRDSVDVSFESGDKTITFVDTAGVRRRSRITDSVERYSVNASLKSTTKAHVTLLVLDALQGVTQQDKRLVDLLDERKTPFMVLVNKIDLVPRKLMPDLEASFKGMLEFCPHVPLLYVSARSGKGLGPVLPMAERVRAECHVRVGTGQLNRAMDEVLTRHQPPVVRRLRPKFFYLTQAETNPPTFVFFVNDADRIQTPYARYVEKSLRRLFRIEHAPMRVRFRSSHKKKGE from the coding sequence ATGGCGCGAAAATGCCGCCCCTCCGCTGCCCGCCGCACCGCGCTACTGGCATCAGGCCGCGACACGCCGCGTCAGGCCTTATCCGGGCCTTGCCATCATGCCGGGCTTGGGGTAATGGGCACACTCCCGTTACGCGCCCGGCATTCCGAGACTTCGCCGAAACCTCGCCGGTCTCCCGCCTGGCGCTGCGGACACGCCCGCCAGGCAGCGGCGCAGGCGCCGCACAAGGCCCGCGCCCCGGCTGCAACCACCGGCACATCGAAAATTTCCGCACGCACCCGTCCGGCCCCGTGTGCCGCATTGCGCGGCGCGCCCCGCCGGGCTACGCTGTGCCCCAGCGGCGGCCCCGCCGCCCTCCCGTCATCCCATGTCATCCCACAGTCAGAGAACGCCATGCCCATAGCCCAGCCCCCCGCCCCGTCCGCGCCCGTCACCACGCATCTGCCCAAGATCGCGCTGGTGGGCCGCCCCAACGTGGGCAAATCTACCCTGTTCAACCGGCTCATCCGCGCCAATCGGGCCATCACCCATGACCGGCCCGGCGTCACCCGCGACCGCATGGAAGGCCAGGTGCGTTCGCGCGGCAAGCAGACCTTCGCCATCGTGGACACCGGGGGCATCACCCTGGACGCCCACGCCGCCGTGGCCCAGGGGCCGGAAGGCATCCGGGGCTTCGAGGCGGAAATCCTGCGCCAGGCCGAGGCCGCCATGGCCGAAGCCGCGGGCATCTGCCTGGTGGTGGATGGTCGTGACGGGCTGACCCCCTTCGACGAGCATCTCGCCGCGTACCTGCGCCGCGCGGGCAAGCCCGTGCTGGTGGTGGTGAACAAGGTGGACGGCGCGGAGCGCGAAGACGAAATGCTGGCCGAATTCCACGCCCTGGGCCTGCCGCTGTTGCCCGTTTCCGCCGCGCACGGGCACAACGTGCGCGTGCTGGAAGACGAAATGCGCGAAATGCTGCCCGATGAGCCCGAGGAAGAAGGCGCGCAGGACGGCGAGGGCGTGGAGTCGGATCACGAGGACGATTTCGGCCTTTCCGAAGAAGACGACGCGGACAGCGCCGAGGGCACCGAGGGAGCGGAAGACGGCGAACCCGCCGCCGAACCCAAAGGCCCCCCGTACGACCCCACCCACCTGCGCCTGGCCATGCTGGGCCGCCCCAACGCGGGCAAGTCGTCGCTGGTCAACGCCCTTACCGGCCAGCAGCGCATGATCGTCAGCGACATGGCGGGCACCACCCGCGACAGCGTGGACGTCAGCTTCGAGTCGGGCGACAAGACCATCACCTTCGTGGACACCGCCGGAGTGCGCCGCCGTTCGCGCATCACCGATTCGGTGGAGCGTTACAGCGTCAACGCCTCGCTCAAAAGCACCACCAAGGCCCACGTCACCCTGCTGGTGCTCGACGCGCTGCAGGGGGTCACCCAGCAGGACAAGCGCCTGGTGGACCTGCTGGACGAGCGCAAGACGCCGTTCATGGTGCTGGTGAACAAGATCGACCTGGTGCCGCGCAAGCTGATGCCGGACCTGGAAGCCTCGTTCAAGGGCATGCTGGAATTCTGCCCCCACGTGCCGCTGCTGTACGTTTCCGCCAGGTCGGGCAAGGGGCTTGGCCCCGTGCTGCCCATGGCCGAACGCGTCCGCGCCGAATGCCACGTGCGCGTGGGCACCGGCCAGCTCAACCGGGCCATGGACGAGGTGCTCACCCGCCATCAGCCCCCGGTGGTGCGCCGCCTGCGGCCCAAGTTCTTCTACCTGACCCAGGCAGAGACCAACCCGCCCACGTTCGTGTTCTTCGTCAACGATGCCGACCGCATCCAGACGCCGTACGCCCGCTACGTGGAAAAGTCCCTGCGTCGGCTGTTCCGCATAGAGCACGCCCCCATGCGGGTGCGCTTCCGCTCGTCGCACAAGAAGAAGGGCGAATAG
- a CDS encoding MucR family transcriptional regulator produces the protein MTENYLKEALDIVKAQASVRTMTEDEITTMVRRLAEGIRTLSEGGALPESGEGAGMDPKKAIKEKSITCCECGKSFKILTKKHLATHGLTPETYREKCGYKKGTPLVCKSLQRERRKKMRDMKLWERRGA, from the coding sequence ATGACGGAGAATTATCTGAAGGAAGCTCTGGACATCGTGAAGGCGCAGGCCAGTGTCCGGACCATGACCGAAGACGAGATCACCACCATGGTCCGGCGCCTTGCGGAGGGCATCCGGACCCTGAGCGAAGGTGGTGCGCTGCCCGAAAGCGGCGAGGGCGCCGGGATGGACCCCAAGAAGGCCATCAAGGAAAAGTCCATCACCTGCTGCGAGTGCGGCAAGTCGTTCAAGATCCTGACCAAGAAGCACCTTGCCACGCATGGCCTCACCCCTGAAACGTACCGCGAGAAGTGCGGCTACAAGAAGGGCACTCCCCTGGTCTGCAAGTCGCTGCAGCGCGAACGCCGCAAGAAGATGCGCGACATGAAGCTGTGGGAGCGCCGCGGGGCATAG
- a CDS encoding GTP-binding protein has protein sequence MRLVTVAGPPSCGKTSVLSRACGLLAAQGVRTAVIKFDCLQTRDADAYATAGITAVAALSGGLCPDHFFATNLEEAWDWAAGTGAECCVIETAGLCNRCSPHLRGALALCVVDNLMGIDAPEKIGPMLRLADLVLVTKGDLVSQAEREVYRHRIRQMNGRALIRHINGLTGQGCQELATVLSRAPDIATVTDMRLRFAMPAAVCSYCLSETRIGSRYQKGNVRKAEFAAVPARDPEGEAAYAAGGLDASRTPDEQNESSQPCETGGRA, from the coding sequence ATGCGCCTCGTGACCGTGGCCGGGCCGCCCTCGTGCGGCAAGACATCGGTGCTCTCCCGCGCCTGCGGACTGCTGGCCGCGCAGGGGGTGCGCACGGCGGTGATCAAGTTCGACTGCCTGCAAACCCGCGATGCGGACGCCTACGCGACGGCGGGCATCACCGCCGTGGCCGCGCTGTCCGGCGGGCTGTGCCCGGATCACTTCTTTGCCACCAATCTGGAAGAGGCCTGGGACTGGGCCGCCGGAACAGGGGCGGAGTGTTGCGTCATCGAAACCGCCGGGCTGTGCAACCGCTGCTCGCCCCACCTGCGCGGGGCGCTGGCCCTGTGCGTGGTGGACAACCTGATGGGCATCGACGCGCCGGAAAAGATCGGCCCCATGCTGCGCCTGGCGGACCTGGTGCTGGTGACCAAGGGCGACCTTGTCTCGCAGGCGGAACGCGAGGTGTACCGCCACCGCATCCGCCAGATGAACGGCCGTGCGCTGATCCGCCACATCAACGGGCTGACCGGGCAGGGCTGCCAGGAACTGGCCACGGTGCTCTCCCGCGCGCCGGACATCGCCACGGTGACGGACATGCGGCTGCGCTTCGCCATGCCAGCCGCCGTGTGCTCGTACTGCCTGAGCGAGACGCGCATCGGCAGCCGCTACCAGAAGGGCAACGTGCGCAAGGCGGAATTCGCCGCCGTGCCCGCGCGCGACCCGGAAGGCGAGGCCGCCTACGCGGCGGGCGGGCTGGATGCATCGCGCACGCCTGACGAGCAGAACGAATCAAGCCAGCCGTGCGAAACCGGGGGGCGCGCATGA
- a CDS encoding cobyrinate a,c-diamide synthase yields the protein MPSPTQPLAPMPVLVVAGTHSGCGKTTATLALMAALTRRGLRVQPMKAGPDYIDPGLHAAVTGRPGWNLDGWMCGAEGVRRSFARAIGATGPATRQPDPATATAPDYAPGNAPDIAVIEGVMGLYDGASADGGQGSTAEVAALLDAPVLLVADVRGMSRSAAALVAGYTRFDPALRFAGVVCNRVGGPGHRDLLRGALAAHCPEAPLLGLLSRDEALGLPSRHLGLAQAHEVEWTALSMRLADWFEAGLAAAGHSLDSLLARCGAMAPHRRGHDAADAAPSASGSPDARAVGPEDLTMSATTPVARPHAATHLAEGPARRVRIGIARDAAFSFLYPENLFLLEEAGAEPVFLSPLDDAELPRGLGGLLLPGGYPELHAARLSANVPMLAAVRAFAAQGRTVHGECGGFMYLLRAITDAHGTRHAMTGCLPADCHMDARLRALGYREAETLRPSPFGPAGTVLRGHEFHYSHLEPAPADDAPGPATLPGPAAHSGLPGQLDLPVWALRDRTGTLLGPEGLAAGSVSGSYVHLHFGSNPAAARAFVAACAAPGDIPCP from the coding sequence ATGCCTTCCCCCACACAGCCGCTCGCGCCCATGCCCGTCCTTGTGGTGGCGGGCACCCACAGCGGCTGCGGCAAGACCACGGCCACGCTGGCCCTGATGGCAGCGCTGACCCGGCGCGGCCTGCGCGTGCAGCCCATGAAGGCCGGGCCGGACTACATCGACCCCGGCCTGCATGCCGCCGTCACCGGTCGTCCCGGCTGGAACCTGGACGGCTGGATGTGCGGGGCGGAGGGGGTACGCCGCTCGTTCGCCCGCGCCATCGGGGCCACCGGTCCCGCGACGCGGCAGCCGGATCCGGCAACAGCCACCGCACCGGATTACGCACCCGGTAACGCGCCGGACATCGCCGTCATCGAGGGCGTCATGGGCCTGTACGACGGCGCATCCGCCGACGGCGGGCAGGGTTCCACGGCAGAAGTGGCCGCCCTGCTGGACGCCCCGGTGCTGCTGGTGGCCGACGTGCGCGGCATGTCGCGCTCGGCGGCGGCGCTGGTGGCTGGCTACACCCGGTTCGACCCGGCCCTGCGCTTTGCCGGGGTGGTCTGCAACCGGGTGGGCGGCCCCGGCCACCGCGACCTGCTGCGCGGGGCGCTGGCCGCCCACTGCCCGGAAGCGCCCCTGCTGGGCCTGCTGTCCCGCGACGAAGCCCTTGGCCTGCCCTCGCGCCACCTGGGGCTGGCCCAGGCCCACGAAGTGGAATGGACGGCCCTGTCCATGCGGCTGGCCGACTGGTTCGAGGCCGGGCTGGCCGCTGCGGGGCACAGCCTGGACAGCCTGTTGGCCCGCTGCGGGGCCATGGCGCCCCACCGCCGGGGTCACGACGCTGCCGACGCCGCCCCCAGCGCGAGCGGCAGCCCCGACGCACGCGCCGTCGGGCCGGAAGACCTGACGATGTCCGCAACCACGCCGGTCGCCCGTCCTCATGCCGCCACGCATCTGGCGGAAGGCCCGGCGCGCCGGGTGCGCATCGGCATCGCCCGCGATGCGGCCTTCTCGTTCCTGTACCCGGAAAACCTGTTTCTGCTGGAAGAGGCCGGGGCCGAACCGGTGTTCCTTTCACCCCTGGACGACGCGGAACTGCCGCGCGGCCTCGGCGGGTTGCTGCTGCCCGGCGGCTACCCGGAACTGCACGCCGCGCGCCTGTCCGCCAACGTCCCCATGCTGGCCGCAGTACGTGCCTTTGCCGCGCAAGGGCGCACGGTGCACGGGGAATGCGGGGGCTTCATGTATCTGCTGCGCGCCATCACCGACGCACACGGCACCCGCCACGCCATGACCGGTTGCCTGCCTGCCGACTGCCACATGGACGCGCGGCTGCGCGCCCTGGGCTACCGCGAGGCAGAAACCCTGCGTCCCTCACCGTTCGGCCCGGCGGGCACGGTGCTGCGCGGCCACGAATTTCACTATTCGCATCTGGAACCCGCGCCAGCGGATGACGCCCCCGGCCCGGCCACCCTTCCCGGCCCTGCCGCCCACTCCGGCCTGCCTGGCCAACTTGACCTGCCTGTGTGGGCCCTGCGCGACCGCACCGGCACCCTCCTGGGCCCGGAAGGGCTGGCGGCGGGCTCGGTATCCGGCTCGTACGTGCACCTGCATTTCGGCTCCAACCCCGCTGCGGCGCGCGCCTTCGTGGCTGCCTGCGCCGCCCCCGGAGACATCCCATGCCCCTGA
- a CDS encoding ABC transporter substrate-binding protein, with translation MKSLDDLIQSVSRMGEEDRQPPPPPADLLFYAPCPVKLAVKDAVNALADGLAATHAATGAGDGDPLAIHIPMGCTSVDPYDPLYRETDPDHLPQVIASIGFGDFFRRGFVERFVNTGVFTAPEPEGVTPMHRAAGIVDPAGRYLVYGLTPYIFLIDRKRLGDLPVPRRWADLLDPRYAGQVNMCGDGDDMADAVLLSIHKDFGMQGVARFAANTRGLMHSSRMAKSGGAPQAGGIYILPYFFAETTRQPDHMLTVWPEDGAAASPLYMLAKRTARPRLDRLIDFFATGFGQLESARWFLPLTGPLPESLPQGAAIKWIGWDYINGTDITALRDRLNGEFRLLVNAREAQGKGDAACAS, from the coding sequence ATGAAAAGCCTCGACGACCTCATCCAGTCCGTAAGTCGCATGGGAGAGGAAGACCGCCAGCCGCCCCCACCCCCGGCGGACCTGCTGTTCTACGCGCCCTGCCCGGTGAAGCTGGCGGTGAAGGACGCCGTCAACGCACTGGCTGACGGGCTGGCCGCAACGCACGCGGCCACGGGCGCTGGTGACGGCGATCCCCTGGCCATCCACATCCCCATGGGCTGCACCTCGGTGGACCCGTACGACCCGCTGTACCGCGAAACCGACCCCGACCACCTGCCGCAGGTCATCGCCTCCATCGGCTTCGGCGACTTTTTCCGGCGCGGCTTCGTGGAACGTTTCGTCAACACGGGGGTGTTCACCGCGCCGGAACCGGAGGGCGTCACCCCCATGCACCGCGCGGCGGGCATCGTGGACCCCGCCGGACGCTACCTGGTCTACGGGCTGACCCCGTACATCTTCCTCATCGACCGCAAGCGCCTAGGCGACCTGCCCGTACCGCGCCGCTGGGCCGACCTGCTGGACCCGCGCTACGCCGGGCAGGTGAACATGTGCGGCGACGGCGACGACATGGCCGACGCGGTGCTGCTGTCCATCCACAAGGACTTCGGCATGCAGGGTGTTGCCCGGTTTGCCGCCAACACGCGCGGGCTCATGCATTCCTCGCGCATGGCCAAGTCCGGCGGCGCCCCGCAGGCCGGGGGCATCTACATCCTGCCGTACTTCTTTGCGGAAACCACCCGCCAGCCGGACCACATGCTGACCGTCTGGCCGGAGGACGGCGCGGCGGCCAGCCCCCTGTACATGCTGGCCAAGCGCACGGCCCGCCCCCGGCTGGACCGGCTGATCGACTTTTTCGCCACGGGGTTCGGCCAGCTGGAAAGCGCCCGCTGGTTCCTGCCGCTGACCGGGCCGCTGCCCGAAAGCCTGCCGCAGGGGGCCGCCATCAAGTGGATAGGCTGGGACTACATCAACGGGACGGACATCACCGCCCTGCGCGACCGGCTGAACGGCGAATTCCGCCTGCTCGTCAACGCGCGAGAGGCGCAAGGCAAGGGAGACGCCGCATGCGCCTCGTGA
- a CDS encoding ATP-binding cassette domain-containing protein: MMSTHTPDPTAAAPGADNDAPVLRTLTVLAGHDKSGHAEHADVTFRPGEVTALLGPTGSGKSRFLYDIESLADADTPSGRRILLDDAIPDADRRFALQGRLVAQLTQNMNFVLDMRALPFIRMHAESRAVPDPDATARAVLAAANDLAGEPFGDDAHLTQLSGGQSRALMIADAALLSWSPVLLIDEIENAGVDKRRALDLLLRSDKIVVIATHDPVLALSADRRLVFEHGAVRAVLRRTTEEARLLARVSAMEDQLSDIRARLRRGVPVA, encoded by the coding sequence ATGATGTCCACCCACACCCCCGATCCGACAGCCGCCGCGCCCGGGGCAGACAACGACGCCCCCGTGCTGCGCACCCTCACCGTGCTGGCCGGGCACGACAAGTCGGGCCACGCCGAACACGCGGACGTCACCTTCCGCCCCGGCGAGGTCACGGCACTGCTCGGCCCCACCGGCTCCGGCAAAAGCCGCTTCTTGTACGACATCGAATCGCTGGCCGACGCGGACACCCCCTCCGGCAGGCGCATCCTGCTGGACGACGCCATCCCCGACGCCGACCGCCGCTTTGCCCTGCAAGGGCGGCTGGTGGCCCAACTGACCCAGAACATGAACTTCGTGCTGGACATGCGCGCGCTGCCGTTCATCCGCATGCACGCCGAAAGCCGCGCCGTGCCCGACCCGGACGCCACGGCCCGCGCGGTGCTGGCGGCAGCCAACGACCTTGCGGGCGAGCCGTTCGGGGATGACGCGCACCTCACCCAGCTTTCGGGCGGGCAGTCACGCGCGCTGATGATTGCCGATGCGGCCCTGCTCAGCTGGTCGCCGGTGCTGCTCATCGACGAGATCGAAAACGCCGGGGTGGACAAGCGGCGCGCGCTGGACCTGTTGCTGCGCAGCGACAAGATCGTGGTCATCGCCACCCACGACCCGGTGCTGGCCCTGTCCGCCGACCGGCGTCTGGTGTTCGAGCACGGGGCCGTGCGCGCGGTGCTGCGCCGCACCACGGAAGAAGCCCGCCTGCTGGCCCGCGTTTCGGCCATGGAGGACCAGCTTTCCGACATCCGCGCCCGGCTGCGCCGGGGCGTGCCCGTGGCCTGA